The following are from one region of the Lentisphaera araneosa HTCC2155 genome:
- a CDS encoding sulfatase, giving the protein MKIKIYQLLICLVVFAAFSVEGRQSDDKQPNIIFFFIDDMGWRDWGGNGNTFLKTPSIDRIAKEGVIFDQGYVNAANCAPSRCALLSGQYSPRTHFYNVWGINRGDKRTDRLSLNEVTDGQVLADEKITFAEALKKAGYATAMYGKWHVSGHGKDGSGVNGGVSPAMQGFDDVLEHSAIELKKIEDVDIDPKKIFTYTKRAISFMEHSYQQDKPFLIYMAHHAVHGPTRCRPASEELFQLNHAENTHNNPNDYAGMMYDTDESIGMILDKLEEMKIKNNTVVIFLSDNGGVPSRCTQAPLRAYKGSYYEGGIRVPYIISWPGEFKPGRSDVPVMAIDLYPTMMELAGVEDIKSHIGSYAIDGVSLMPLLNGGDLKSRAMYWHFPGYLIGNSKYTGTRDPAYRQRPVSVIRKGDWKLHLFMEEWSLDGGFDKLTTNNAVELYNLRDDISESNNLANSNPEKRNALLNELLNWHEQIKAPVPSELNEMKSDQPSLNKRSKRKKRKSK; this is encoded by the coding sequence ATTTGCCTTGTTGTCTTTGCTGCATTCTCTGTTGAGGGGCGTCAAAGTGATGATAAGCAACCCAATATTATATTTTTCTTTATCGATGATATGGGGTGGAGAGACTGGGGGGGCAATGGCAATACTTTTTTAAAAACGCCTTCGATTGATCGCATTGCTAAAGAGGGAGTGATTTTTGATCAAGGTTACGTGAATGCAGCTAATTGTGCCCCATCTCGCTGCGCCTTGTTGTCAGGCCAATACAGTCCTAGGACTCATTTCTATAATGTTTGGGGAATAAACCGCGGCGATAAAAGAACTGATCGTTTATCTCTAAATGAGGTGACAGACGGTCAGGTTTTGGCAGATGAGAAAATTACTTTTGCAGAAGCCTTAAAGAAAGCTGGTTATGCCACAGCTATGTATGGTAAATGGCATGTCAGTGGACACGGTAAAGATGGCAGTGGTGTCAATGGTGGTGTTTCACCTGCAATGCAAGGCTTTGATGATGTTTTGGAGCATTCTGCTATTGAATTAAAAAAAATCGAAGATGTAGACATAGATCCAAAAAAGATTTTCACCTACACCAAACGGGCCATTTCATTTATGGAGCATAGTTATCAGCAAGATAAACCCTTTTTGATTTACATGGCTCATCACGCAGTCCATGGCCCTACGAGATGCCGCCCGGCCAGCGAAGAGCTTTTCCAGTTAAATCACGCTGAGAATACACATAATAACCCAAACGATTATGCAGGAATGATGTACGATACAGATGAATCTATCGGCATGATTTTAGATAAACTTGAAGAAATGAAAATTAAGAACAATACGGTTGTAATTTTTTTATCCGATAATGGTGGTGTGCCATCAAGGTGTACTCAGGCGCCTCTCAGAGCATACAAGGGTTCATACTACGAGGGTGGAATTCGAGTTCCGTATATTATCAGTTGGCCAGGTGAATTTAAGCCGGGGCGATCTGATGTACCTGTTATGGCGATTGATTTATATCCCACTATGATGGAACTCGCCGGAGTCGAAGATATAAAAAGTCACATCGGTTCATATGCGATAGATGGCGTCAGTCTAATGCCTTTACTCAATGGAGGAGATTTAAAATCTCGCGCAATGTATTGGCACTTTCCCGGCTACCTAATAGGTAATTCTAAATACACAGGTACGCGTGATCCTGCTTATCGTCAACGTCCTGTTTCAGTTATTCGCAAAGGTGATTGGAAATTACACCTCTTCATGGAGGAATGGAGCCTTGATGGTGGTTTTGATAAATTGACTACAAATAATGCTGTTGAACTCTACAATTTGAGAGATGATATAAGCGAATCTAATAACTTGGCTAACTCAAATCCTGAAAAGAGGAATGCCTTATTAAATGAGCTTCTAAACTGGCATGAACAAATAAAAGCCCCTGTTCCCAGTGAGCTTAACGAAATGAAATCTGATCAACCGTCTTTGAATAAACGATCTAAAAGAAAAAAACGAAAATCAAAATAA